In the genome of bacterium, one region contains:
- a CDS encoding cysteine synthase family protein, which translates to MNKKTILDTIGNTPLVEILHMNTNPKVRVLAKLEGNNPGGSVKDRIALSMIEGAEARGELRSGMTILEATSGNTGIGISLVAACKGYRNILTMSEGVSIERRRVLSALGAEIVLTPASHGTDGAIMEARRMHEKDPGTYYMPDQFNNPDNIRAHFTGTGPEIWEQTEGDIDVFVAGMGTTGTLMGISRFLKSKGPSISIVGVEPVMGHKVQGLKNMSEAIVPGIYVPAELDRKVVIQDDDAYEASKTLASREGIFSGMSSGAAIRVALDLALEMDSGTIVTLLPDRGDRYVTTVLYCNERCRTAECRVEHCRECPGHVASL; encoded by the coding sequence GTGAACAAAAAGACGATCCTGGATACTATAGGCAACACACCCCTCGTGGAAATACTGCACATGAACACCAATCCCAAGGTGAGAGTACTGGCCAAACTGGAGGGAAACAACCCTGGGGGGTCGGTCAAGGACCGGATCGCCCTTTCCATGATCGAGGGAGCCGAGGCGAGGGGAGAGCTCAGATCAGGCATGACGATCCTGGAGGCTACCTCGGGGAACACCGGTATCGGGATCTCACTGGTAGCCGCCTGCAAGGGGTACAGGAACATTTTGACCATGTCGGAAGGTGTAAGTATTGAACGCAGGAGGGTCCTCTCCGCTTTGGGCGCCGAGATCGTCCTTACACCGGCGAGCCATGGGACCGATGGCGCCATCATGGAAGCCAGGCGGATGCATGAGAAGGACCCGGGCACCTACTACATGCCTGATCAGTTTAACAACCCTGACAACATCCGGGCTCATTTTACGGGAACCGGCCCTGAAATATGGGAGCAGACGGAAGGTGATATAGATGTGTTCGTTGCAGGCATGGGCACCACAGGGACGCTCATGGGTATTTCCAGGTTTCTCAAAAGCAAAGGCCCTTCCATTTCCATCGTGGGAGTGGAGCCGGTAATGGGACACAAGGTCCAGGGTCTGAAAAACATGTCCGAGGCCATTGTACCGGGCATTTACGTTCCTGCGGAGCTTGATCGTAAGGTTGTCATCCAGGACGATGACGCCTATGAAGCATCAAAGACCCTGGCCTCCAGGGAGGGGATATTCTCGGGCATGTCCAGTGGGGCTGCTATCAGGGTGGCACTGGACCTGGCTCTGGAAATGGATTCAGGCACTATCGTCACGCTGCTTCCCGACAGGGGTGACCGATACGTGACCACGGTCCTGTATTGCAACGAGCGGTGCAGAACAGCCGAGTGCCGGGTGGAGCATTGCCGGGAATGCCCTGGCCATGTCGCCAGTCTCTAG
- the rfbH gene encoding lipopolysaccharide biosynthesis protein RfbH: MKKTGGDHNIRDQIQNLVRAYYQETFEGKEFVPGKTRIPYAGRVFDDAELVTLVDAALEFWLTQGRYSDSFEKNFGKFMGLSNCCFVNSGSSANLLAFMALTSPGLGAKAIERGDEVITVAAAFPTTVTPVMQYGAIPVFIDVELSTCNADTRFLEEALSPRTRAVMLAHTLGNPFDLDTVTEFCRKHDLWLIEDNCDALGSRYKDQMTGTFGDIGTSSFYPPHHMTTGEGGAVYTDNSELAGILISLRDWGRDCICPSGIDDTCGRRFSGQYGSLPPGYDHKYVYSQFGYNLKATDLQAAIGVAQLEKLPTFIERRRENWQLMRDGLSDLGHYLILPEPAPGSLPSWFGFLMLVRQEAPFSRDEIVAHLESRGIQTRMLFAGNFLHQPCFDHIRSSSDSYRVVGDLVATDEIMRSAFWVGVYPGISTAMAGYMVDSILEFAQK; encoded by the coding sequence ATGAAAAAAACGGGCGGTGACCACAATATCAGGGATCAGATCCAGAATCTGGTGAGGGCCTATTACCAGGAGACCTTTGAGGGAAAGGAGTTCGTGCCTGGAAAGACACGGATACCCTATGCCGGTCGGGTTTTTGATGATGCCGAACTCGTCACTCTGGTGGATGCAGCTCTGGAATTCTGGCTCACTCAGGGCCGTTACTCTGACAGTTTTGAGAAAAATTTTGGTAAGTTTATGGGCCTGTCTAACTGCTGTTTTGTAAACTCGGGCTCTTCTGCCAACCTCCTTGCCTTCATGGCTCTCACATCACCCGGACTCGGTGCCAAGGCTATCGAGCGGGGGGATGAAGTTATCACGGTGGCCGCGGCCTTTCCCACAACTGTCACACCTGTGATGCAATACGGTGCAATTCCAGTTTTTATCGATGTAGAACTATCTACCTGCAACGCCGATACCCGGTTTCTTGAAGAAGCCCTTTCCCCGAGAACGCGGGCAGTAATGCTCGCTCACACCCTCGGCAACCCTTTCGATCTGGACACGGTTACGGAATTCTGCCGGAAGCATGACCTCTGGCTTATTGAAGACAACTGCGACGCCTTGGGCAGCCGCTACAAGGATCAAATGACCGGGACCTTCGGAGACATAGGGACGAGTAGTTTTTATCCTCCCCATCACATGACCACCGGTGAGGGGGGAGCTGTTTACACGGACAACTCGGAGCTTGCCGGGATCCTCATTTCTCTTAGAGATTGGGGCAGGGACTGCATCTGTCCGTCCGGGATCGATGACACGTGCGGGCGCCGTTTTTCGGGCCAGTACGGATCGTTGCCGCCGGGTTACGACCACAAATACGTTTATTCCCAGTTCGGATATAACCTGAAGGCAACCGATCTGCAAGCCGCCATCGGGGTCGCGCAGCTGGAAAAACTCCCAACCTTCATCGAAAGAAGAAGAGAAAATTGGCAGCTGATGCGGGATGGGCTTTCAGATCTCGGGCATTATCTTATTCTTCCGGAACCGGCGCCGGGATCTTTGCCAAGCTGGTTCGGTTTTCTCATGCTCGTTCGTCAAGAAGCTCCCTTTTCCCGTGATGAGATCGTCGCCCACCTGGAATCCCGAGGGATTCAGACTCGCATGCTTTTTGCCGGCAATTTCCTCCATCAACCCTGCTTCGACCACATAAGGAGCAGTTCGGACAGCTACAGGGTCGTGGGAGACCTCGTGGCAACTGATGAGATCATGCGATCAGCCTTCTGGGTAGGTGTTTATCCCGGGATATCTACTGCCATGGCAGGCTACATGGTCGACAGCATCCTGGAATTCGCACAGAAATGA
- a CDS encoding NAD(P)-dependent oxidoreductase has protein sequence MKIVLTGASGFLGSHLARRLVDDGHTVVAGVRGSTSLDRVEDFLDRMELVDLDQRGIGGLFEGSPPPHAVVHTATRYGRAEEEASEVYQSNVLFPMELAKQAADNKVRNFINTDTFYPRSYAPLYAYASSKGQFSQWGRAQVKNRGGRFINLRLQHLYGPDDREDKFIPFLIESCLKRVPEIPLTEGTQKRDFIYISDAVQAYVKMLENLDVLPEGYLHFDIGTGTSVSVRHLAKKIRAATRSDSVLLFGDLPMQEGELMDSKANTANLREMGWVPLVSLDEGIARTIKYFSGKHRGDGK, from the coding sequence ATGAAGATCGTCCTGACCGGAGCCTCCGGGTTTCTGGGAAGCCACCTGGCACGTAGGCTCGTCGATGACGGTCACACGGTTGTGGCCGGTGTAAGGGGATCCACAAGTCTTGACAGGGTGGAGGATTTCCTTGACAGGATGGAACTGGTTGATCTGGACCAGCGGGGAATTGGGGGGTTGTTTGAGGGAAGCCCACCTCCGCACGCTGTGGTCCACACCGCCACCCGATACGGCCGGGCGGAGGAAGAGGCCAGTGAAGTGTACCAAAGCAATGTCCTCTTCCCAATGGAACTTGCCAAGCAGGCCGCGGACAACAAGGTCCGGAACTTTATTAACACCGACACCTTCTATCCTCGGAGTTACGCCCCCCTATACGCATATGCGTCATCCAAAGGACAGTTCAGCCAGTGGGGCAGAGCTCAAGTCAAAAACAGGGGTGGTCGTTTTATAAACCTGCGCCTCCAGCACCTATACGGACCTGATGACCGTGAGGATAAATTCATACCCTTTCTCATAGAGAGCTGCCTCAAGCGGGTTCCGGAGATCCCCCTGACCGAAGGAACGCAGAAACGGGATTTTATCTATATTTCGGACGCGGTCCAGGCATATGTGAAAATGCTGGAGAACCTCGATGTATTGCCGGAGGGATACCTTCATTTCGATATAGGAACGGGCACTTCCGTGTCTGTCCGGCATTTGGCAAAGAAGATCCGTGCGGCAACCAGGTCCGATTCGGTTCTGCTTTTCGGTGACCTTCCCATGCAGGAAGGTGAACTCATGGATTCTAAAGCGAACACAGCGAACTTGAGAGAAATGGGCTGGGTACCCCTGGTTAGCCTCGATGAGGGGATAGCGAGAACCATAAAGTATTTTTCAGGGAAACACAGGGGCGATGGAAAGTGA